From a single Paenibacillus sp. FSL R5-0345 genomic region:
- the rimI gene encoding ribosomal protein S18-alanine N-acetyltransferase has translation MTEAESMGAQEAELVFRLMKLTDIPDILIIEREAFTMPWTEEAFRNELTHNHFAKYMVMELAGHIIGYAGMWAIVDEAHVTNIALLEAYRGRKWGERLLEELMKTASYVGMKSITLEVRVSNEVAQNLYRKKGFRSAGTRKGYYSDNREDALIMWADLPEYEEHGNMEGSVELK, from the coding sequence ATGACGGAAGCGGAATCAATGGGAGCTCAGGAGGCTGAACTTGTTTTTCGTTTGATGAAGCTTACGGATATTCCTGACATTCTTATCATTGAACGGGAAGCCTTCACGATGCCTTGGACGGAGGAAGCTTTTCGAAACGAGTTGACACATAATCATTTTGCAAAATATATGGTTATGGAGCTGGCAGGTCATATTATCGGTTATGCCGGTATGTGGGCCATCGTGGATGAGGCGCATGTGACGAATATAGCCTTGCTCGAAGCCTATCGTGGACGTAAATGGGGCGAACGCCTGCTCGAAGAGCTTATGAAGACGGCGTCTTATGTGGGGATGAAATCGATTACGCTTGAAGTACGGGTATCGAACGAGGTAGCACAGAATTTATATCGTAAAAAAGGCTTTCGTTCTGCCGGCACACGCAAAGGATATTACTCCGATAATCGCGAGGATGCGCTCATTATGTGGGCGGATCTGCCAGAGTACGAGGAGCATGGCAATATGGAAGGAAGCGTGGAATTAAAATGA
- the tsaD gene encoding tRNA (adenosine(37)-N6)-threonylcarbamoyltransferase complex transferase subunit TsaD produces the protein MKTETGAAQPVLILAIETSCDETSVAVVKDGSEVLSNIISSQIETHRAFGGVVPEVASRKHVEVITLVIEEALATAGVTPDQLSAVAVTQGPGLVGALLVGVVAAKSLALAWGKPLIGTHHIAGHIYANRLVAELQYPCMTLVVSGGHTELVHMEREGQFRIIGRTRDDAVGEAYDKVARALGFPYPGGPHVDRLAREAAEVVTLPRVWLEPDSYDFSFSGLKSAVLNVVNQSKMKGLTPDVAGIARGFQESVVEVLVEKAVRAVKATGSKQLLLCGGVAANAGLRSALISRCEAEGIELIIPPPVYCTDNAAMIGAAAYVKWQHDGGTPLDMVADPGFSLEQWSVSAY, from the coding sequence ATGAAGACAGAAACGGGCGCAGCTCAGCCTGTACTTATACTTGCTATTGAGACGAGTTGTGATGAAACGTCGGTCGCTGTGGTTAAAGATGGCTCTGAAGTGTTATCCAACATTATCTCGAGTCAGATTGAGACGCATCGCGCCTTCGGGGGCGTGGTACCAGAAGTAGCTTCCCGTAAACATGTGGAAGTGATTACGCTGGTGATAGAGGAAGCACTCGCTACAGCAGGGGTTACACCAGATCAATTGTCGGCGGTGGCAGTTACGCAAGGCCCGGGTTTGGTGGGGGCTTTACTTGTCGGGGTAGTAGCAGCCAAGAGTCTTGCTCTCGCATGGGGCAAGCCGCTGATTGGCACTCATCATATTGCAGGACATATTTATGCTAACCGTTTAGTGGCAGAGTTGCAGTATCCCTGCATGACACTAGTGGTATCCGGCGGACATACTGAATTGGTTCATATGGAGCGGGAAGGTCAGTTTCGAATTATCGGACGCACCCGTGATGATGCGGTAGGCGAAGCCTATGATAAAGTGGCACGGGCACTGGGATTCCCTTATCCTGGCGGACCTCATGTAGACCGTCTTGCACGAGAAGCGGCGGAGGTTGTAACGTTGCCAAGAGTATGGCTTGAGCCGGATTCTTATGATTTCAGCTTCAGTGGCCTAAAGTCGGCTGTGCTGAACGTTGTGAATCAGAGTAAGATGAAAGGTCTCACACCAGATGTGGCGGGTATTGCCCGCGGGTTCCAAGAATCTGTGGTTGAGGTTCTGGTTGAAAAAGCAGTACGTGCTGTTAAAGCTACTGGCTCCAAGCAGTTATTGCTGTGTGGAGGCGTTGCTGCTAATGCTGGACTCCGCTCGGCATTGATCTCGCGCTGTGAAGCGGAAGGCATTGAGCTAATTATTCCACCTCCGGTATACTGCACGGATAATGCAGCGATGATTGGAGCGGCTGCTTACGTTAAGTGGCAGCATGATGGCGGTACACCGCTGGATATGGTTGCAGACCCAGGGTTCTCACTGGAACAATGGTCTGTATCCGCCTATTGA